ACAGGAGTAGAGTGAGATGACTAATAAttttatgtgtgtgtatatatatacatatatgtatataaatagacCGTCAATTAAgatattaaaataagaaaaaggaGATGTAGACTCTCTGCACATATGGACAGGTCCTATAATTATTTAAGGTAATTActgtattatttaaaaaaaaatcccatgACAATGTGATCTGTGAGTATTTTCTAACATTTCTTTtttaacattatatttttttactaatttgtTATGCAACAGCAATAACTAACTATAATAATTCTAACCAAAAAATAAATGCTAAACTATATAATAAATACATTTCGTCAGCATGTGAAGATTAGTCAAGTAAACGTCACTGTCGGCTGCCTAACAAAAAGATGGGACCATAATGAAAGAAATTTCGCCCATAGAAAAGAGTCAAAAGACCAGTCCGCCAATTGTAAGTATTTTGTAAGAGGGTTGGGTGGCTATAAATATAGATGATCCAATAGCATGTGACACACACTACTCATCCAACATTAATATTTTAATCTCTGCTTCTCTTCCAATTTGGCTGAATACAATGGATTTTTTTTCATGGTTCAACCCTggcattctcttcttcttcttgtctgTTACTTCTCTTTCCAACTCCTTATCATCCATATCTTCTCCCTTTCCTGCTCTTCCTCCACCTCCATTGTGCCATCACTACGAAAGCTTTGCTTTGCTCCACTTTAGAAACTCTTTTACCTTCTTCAATTATACATTATCATGTAAGAAATATTTAGGAGTTAGTCCCAATAATACAATTTCATGGGATATGAGTAGGGATTGCTGCACATGGAGTGGAGTCACATGTAATGAGGTCACGGGTCATGTCATCCGTCTTGACCTTAAATGCAGTGGGCTTCAAGGAATTCTTCACTCCAACAACACACTTTTCTCTCTTGCTCATCTCCGATCTCTTATTCTCTCCTATAATGAGTTTTATGAATCAAAATTTTCATCTCAGTTTGGTAGGTTTTCAAATATGATTCATCTTGACCTTTCTTACTCTGATTTCACAGGCCAAGTCCCTCTTGAATTGTCATACTTGTCCAACTTGGCTACACTTGACCTGAGTGGGAattattatttgaaattgaagacGCCTAGCTGGAAAAGAATTGTAGCAAACCTAACACATCTCAGAGAATTGTTTCTTAGTGGTGTCAATATGTCTTCTACTTCACCTGATTCTTTTATGAATTTTTCAACTTCTTTGACATCTCTTGATCTTAGTAGGAGTCAATTCCGGGGGAAACTTCCAAAAAATGTTCTTAGTTTGCCAAACCTTCAACAACTTGATTTGAGTTACAACCCAAATCTCAATGGTTCTTTTCTACAATACAATTGGAGCAGCCCAATAAAAGTATTGAATCTTTCTCGAGTTGGAGTCGTGATAGATCTACCTCACCTTTGTAGAAAGTTGAAGTATTTACATACTTTGTCTCTAAACGCTTACAATTACTTAAAACTTTCTCCCTCACTGTTTGATAATTGCACACAAATCACTTCCTTAGATCTTTCAAATAATAATTTTGGTAGCTATATCCCATGGCCATCTATTTTAAATCTACAACTAATCGATTTAGATCTTTCATGGAATAATCTTATAGGCCAACTTCCAGAAATTTGTAGTAACTCCACAAAAAATTCATCTTTGTGTGTCAGTTCCAAACATCAAGTAGTGGGTTCTCTTCCATTGAATTTAAAATCTTTGAAGTTATATCAAAATGAGCTCAATGGGACGATACCTTCTTGGATATATTACCTTCCATCTTTACAATATATAGATCTAAGTTCCAACAAATTTAGCGGTAGCCTTCAAGAATTTCAACATAACTCTTTGGTATTTCTTTCGTTATCTTTTAATAACTTACAAGGCTTTTTTCCAAGATCAATTTTTCAGCAAGTCAATCTTTCTTCTTTAGAACTTTTTTCAATCAACTTGAGTGGTGTCGTGCAATTAGACCAGTTTTCAAAGTTAAAAAAGCTTCAAACTCTTTATCTTTCTGATAATAGTTTGTTGTTGGTATCCAACAATAATAATGATACATTTCCCAACACTCTTTCTCAATTATGTTTGTCTTCATGTGGTATGAGGGAGTTCCCATATTCCTTAAGAAGCTTAGAAAATTTAGAATTTTTGGACCTCTCCAACAATGAAATTGAAGGAAGTGTTCCCAAATGGCTATTGAATATGGGTATGAATTCATTATATTTCTTAAATATTTCTCACAACCTTTTGACTCAAATAGACCGAATTCCTTGGAGGACTCTAGAGTGCATTGACATTCGCTCCAACCAACTTCAAGGTCAATTTCCAATTCCACCTCCTAGAGTGTCATCCTTTTCCATTTCAAACAATAAATTGGTTGGGGGAATATCACCATTGATTTGCAATCTCAGTAGGCTTGAACTCCTTGATTTGTCAAATAACAATTTGAGTGGGAGAATTCCTCCATGTCTTGGAAATTTAAGACTCGTGGTTCTAGATTTGCATATGAATAAGTTTCAAGGTACCATTCCTCCATCTTTTGCAAAAGGAAACCCTTTAAGTGTTTTGAATCTTAAtgaaaatcaattgggagggacATTGCCAAAATCTTTGCTCAACTGTAAAAATTTGGAATTCTTAGATATTGGAAACAACAAAATAGATGGATCATTTCCCCAATGGTTAGAATCTCTTCCGAAGCTCCAAGTTCTTATCTTGAGATCTAATAGATTTCAAGGTTCAATAAGAAATCCCAAGCTAAAACTTCCCTTTCCAAAATTGAGAATTTTAGATCTCTCTGGAAATGAATTTGTTGGTCTTTTGccaaaaatattttttgggaaaCTTTTAGGAATGGAGGATGCTAGTTCAAGCTACTTTAACTACATGGAAGTGTCTGTAGATTACAATACTTATCAAGATTCTGTGACAGTGGCAATAAAAGGATTCATCTTCGAGTTGGCGAAAATTCATAACATGTTTGTAATAATTGATTTGTCAAGAAATAATTTCACAGGAAAGATTCCAAAGTCGATTGGTAAGCTCAAGTCACTGAAAAGTCTCAATTTGTCACATAACAAGCTGACAGGTAATTTCCCGCCATCATTAGGAAATTTGATCAATCTAGAAGGGTTAGATGTCTCCTCTAACAAGCTTACTGGGAAGATTCCATGGCAATTGGCATCAAATCTAAATCAACTCGGGTTTTTAAATCTTTCTATGAACCAATTGGAGGGACAGATACCTCGTAGCCGACAATTCGATACATTCACAGAAGATTCATATAATGGAAATTCAGGTTTGTGTGGTTTTCCAATATCTAAATCATGCAACGAGGACATGGCACACCAACCATCATCTTCAACGTCTCAACAAGAAGGAGATGAGGAGCATGTGAATGGATTTGATTGGAAGATTGTGTTGATGGGATATGGAAGCGGAATGGTTATAGGAATTTCAGTGGGATACATGGTCCTTAAAGATAATATAATTGATGGGCTTGTCAAAAAAATGAAAGCAAAACAGTGGCATCTTTTCAGGAAAAGATCAAAGCGGAATGTTCGTCAAAATGGTGGAATCGGGACAAGACATTAGTTTGCAAATTTTTAATGTTTTGTTTAAAGTGTATTAGAGCTTGTAGGTGTGTTTAAAATAAATCACATGTTTAACTTACAAAAAGCTTAGGGGGTGTTTGGCACCTTaattaaaaaactgttttttgtttttaaaagctaaaaactgttttctgaaaacaagtgggggtgtttggcattgttttcagaaaataatttttaaaaacaaagttacaaaaaacagaaaattttgagaacaacaaaaagttgttttctgttgttctcaaattttttttcataactttacttcttatttttcatcattttttctttcaaattattttatctcattatttattacaaacttttaaaatatttttctctttgtaaatatatttgttaattttttatttaagatttaaaaaaaaataaaactaaaaaattgtttttagaaaacattaaccaaacacctcttattttttgaaaactacaaaaatagttttcTGTTATCATTTCTgagaacaaaattttgaaaacaaaaaacagaaaacaatgccaaacaggccCTTAGTTTATTGtggttcattattattattattattattattattatgtaagtTTTGCTCAACTTTTGTACAGTTTGATATCGAGAGAATTTCAAAATTATACTTATTATTACATAAACATTGTTAGTCACTTctcatttcttttttctttccttttgatctctctctatatatacacACTCATAAAAGTCTCACAAATGGCGATCAAAACAGATGTttcttaaaaaaagaaaaagaaaatacagagctaatacaataaaaaatattaatttatggtTTGGACGCGCCTTGTAAAACTATTACCAGCTTCTTAATAAAACTATACTATCTCATGTAATATAgttatctttatatattataattatgaatcTAATGAAACCGTTGGTTTCCATTTAgattttacactttttttttttttttattgttttataacATTGTTAGTTTTAAAGTAACAAATTAcatgaattaaaaataataataaagtcatttaaataagataaataaactgaaaataaaaataaaaaagtaataaatgagccacaataatttatcatcatatattttacaaattcatattaaagtatttaaattagtctatcaattatgttttaaaaattataacaaaaaaatatttatgtgtttaaatttattattttcgttcttttatttattttgtcacttaatatattttgtttatctaagcatatatgtaatagtactataagacataaatataaatattacttattttttacatttagtatttttgatgagaaattacatatttattttgaatattttttataaatgaaTATTAGAAAAAATTAACATGTTCATATTTCTTCCTCTCATTTTTAACggcaaaaattgaaaaatatatacTGTTGATTAGAGTGTATAATGCATTGCCATTTTATAATGATGATGAAGATCCCAAGTCAAATGTTTCAAGGTGAACAATTATTTGggacatatatatttttaaaatgctATTAAAAAAAGTTTTAAGAAAGAGACTTCGTGACTtacatatatctcttctatataataggtgtgtagataacggaaattcttagttttaacggttttttttaatttttttaatgttaactttaatggaatattcttatatttaacagaatattcttatatttaatggtagtttctAAAcagttaaacttaaataaaataaaataaataaataattaaaataagatattttacaatgataattatttaaaaattataattaattaaacaaattaaaatatgatattttaaaaatattttacaatgataattattttaaaataataaataattaatcaaattaaaatatgatatttttgagatattttacaatgataactatttaaaaataataaaatcatacgttttataacttaaataaaatttaattaaacttgaactcacttattagaataataccatattaaacatataatataatctactgtgaattagcacaaattgttttttttttaaactagcaagaaacttaaattaaaattcacatataatatttaatattacattaaatatataatgtattttctcttattgtcactcccaaattcaaaaactagaatttTACTGGCAGCATACAACCATGCAAACAATTCACTAAgatcacaacaagctaagttactcttggtgtatacttccttacctcttgtccttagctttcgCGAATTATGTCTTTGTGAGTATTTCCGATCGCGTTTAGAATCTATAATTATATTGGGACAATATGTCTTACTTTATGCTTACTAAGATTTTAAATGTATATAAGGGAATTTAAAAACAAGAACTGAAATTCCCGACCCTggcccaaacccgagcccttggggtaaaatgaccataatacccctctcaAAATCCTGAAatcaacttagaaaattattatttccgATAATAGTTTTATCTTAAACTATGTCCGAATTTTTAAGTCAAAACtctaattatttcttaaaattctgTTTTCCGATGCTTGAATCCAATTCACGAGCCCCGAGCCCACCTCTTGACCTTGAGACTTAAAATTGGTAATATTGTACTTGCTAAAATATTTTCTAAGATCTTCAAGATATTTCGTAGGTTCTAAGTCATCAAATCTAAAATTTGAAACTAACTCCCAAATCTAGAATTTTTCTTGAAGCTTACATAATAATTCCCGAGCCTAActtgtttataaattattatacTTGGACAATTAACTAGAGAATTGTTATTCTTAATTCTCAATAATAAGATTTTGATCTTAGAGTACCTGATAACTTTCTAAAGTTTCGGGACCAAATACCACTTTTAGTCCCTTTTGGTTACAAATCTGTAACTAGCAGTTGAACACATGCACACCACTCCATGCACACGTGACCACCAATGGTCACTATCTTCACACACACCTTCGGCCTCTCCCCTCAAGTCTTGCCCGACCCCATGGTTCAACAACAAGGCAATCATGGCTTCTCCTCTACACCACCACAACCATCCTCTCGGCCACCACAACCACCCCATCACCACCACCGGCCTTTCCTCCCTTCCCACATCGACCATGGAGCCAAACTTCCATATCCGCCTCTACCACTCATCACCCatcaccaaaacacccccaaACTTCAAGCCTTATCATATTAAACCATTCACAACCCCCCCTTAATGAAAGTTTCTAGTCCCTAAACACagattaaaactatataaaacgCCCCACAAATTTCATAGCCATCCTAAGAAATGAAAACAAAAAATCGGAACCGTAAACTACGAAGGAAATCTATGAATTTGTACCTCTTACTGTGGCCGGTTCTTGGTGGTTCCTTCTTCTCCTCAACTTAGTCCACAACGCTATGAACACAACAAAACCATTTGACATGAATTTGGTACtcagaatctaagagaaaaatcaacgCAAAGTAGGTTGAGACTTACGTTTTTCTTCTGACTATTCTTGTTCCGAACTTCCAATAACACTCCCTTCTTTCTCTTGCTTTCTTCTAAAatcaatctatatatatatattttggttgCACATAATTTGCTTGTTAAAAAGCCTCTTAAGAGATTAGTATAAGTAAATGTCAAATTTGTTGCTTTTGTTGTGTATATATATCTAGCATAGACCCTTTGGTATCATGCTCTTCtttaataaatgtatatatatatagatatatatttatattatatatattttaatttttggtttGACTCTCAATCACTACAAATAGTTTAAGTCAAAATACAACTTTTCTCATACTTTCTTAAGCATGTGGTGTGATGCATTATTTATGTTAATATGCTTAACATTTTTGGCTAGTTTCATAGTTAATAGCCATGAGTTTTATGCTTTCTCAATATAGTATGATTCGAACTAGCATTACTAATTATATACACACACAATCCTTATTGTAGTTCAAATGGTTCAAGCTTGCATATGAAAATTGCATTGGTCATTAGTCTTTAAGCCAAAAATTAATTCCTCATATCTAAGTTGACTAGTTATTTGGAATAAGGAAAAGCTTGTATTTAATTTGCAAGACTATGCTAGGCAAATATATGTGTATTCAGTAGTCTTTCATATTGCAAACAATCAATATCAGGAATGAATATGAAATAGATGTTGTCAAGATTTGCTTTTCAATGAACCTTTAAATTTTAATACCTTAACATGCTAGTTGCTATTGGTTTGTTTATGTTTAACCTAGAAAGCATATAAATTTGCttccattttgcaaaaacatTTCTTTCCATATTGTCATAGTTGTCTTGTGCCAATCTTGTTCTCCCAAACTTCTGTCGTTGTTAAAAACCCAGCTCGGCTTCTGCACCATCCAGTTTCTCAACAGGGAAGACCCGACGACTCTCTTCCTCCATCGTCATCGCTCAGCTCAGTCCATCTCTACTTCTCGGTCCAGTGAGgtaatcaaatatttttttattctattttcattgtttatatatatttgaatatcaTATATTTTGGGAATATACTTGTGATTTGAGGGAACTTCAGCTGCAGTAGGCGTTCCTGCCAGTGATATGTTAAAATGTCAAATGTAAATTGTTGTTAATAGTATTTTAGTTGTTCTTGTAGCATGTATTTTATAATACAGATGGATATAACAATGTTTGTGTCTGATCCTCACAATGAGTTTTAATTTGGGGATGATGGGACGAGTTCTTAGGTAAAAGATACGACTTAATATGTGTCAGGTAGGTTATTAGTGAAACCTTTTATAACCACTTTAGTTCTTCTTACTTGAATCCCCCGTGCATTAGTTCTAGTGCAAATTATATATGTGTCATGTTTTCATGGTCAAACATGGCAAATAAAATTCAATTCCAGTCAGACATGTCTTCAAGTTAAACATTGAAGTATTCCATGCAAATCTAATTCGTTTTGTTTATGAATGTCCTAAAATTGTGCCTAAAATATAGCTGCTTATTTGAATATTTATGGAAAGGGATAATGTTGCTTATTTGATACAATCAAATACCACATTCTGAATCTCTTTGTAAGCTCTTAACAAGTTTTTTCTAAGCTATTTTTGCAGCTGATGTTACATATTAAGGTTCACTAATTGATTATCATATCTAGTATTAAGAAATACTGCAATAAACTTAAGTTCTACCATAATGTAGTTATGTGTAATAagaatttaagtttgatttctctAGTATGGTAAATTTTACCATTAGTTATGTGTAATATGGTTCAAATGGGCAGGTTTAATTGTTGTATATCTTTTGCTCTTTTCAATCAACTTACGATCAAATTATGCTCTGTTTTATAGAGTGATAGTAGAAAGACTATcttttttgttacttttaaaaGTTGTCATATTAatgaataattgattaatttattaTACTCTGCATATGGCTTTATTTATAGAGTGATAGTAGAAAGACTATCATTTTTTTTACTTTCGttcatatattttttctttgttttaaataAGACTACATGCCAACATTTTCTTGTGCAATAGTGACAGCTTCTTTTATTCATACATTTTTCTTTTTTGGAAGTTTCCAACTTTCATGTTTCAGCCATATAAGGATTGGTATTTAgttaaatataatactaatatgTTTTAGTCACTACAcattgtatgtatgtatgtacatGTGTATATGGTTTATctctgttttctttttcttttgattgatttttagtcattttattcagCTCTCATTTTGCTCATATTTTATGGAAAAGTTTGTAATTATTATGTATTAAGAATATTAGTATTAGTAATATTATCATTATTGTTATTACTTATTGCTATGatagaaaaaaaagagagagagtttataaaagaaaataatatactTGTTAactagtagtttttatttagtggTTTATAGTAATACCCAGAATCTCATACTTGACCTTAACAGGTATTTTGTGTTTGTCATTTGACTAACTTTGATGATCTTGAGTACTTATTATATAgatatttattttctcttgacAATTATGTAAGTTGATTTTGGGGCTAAAGTAGGAGAAATCAAGGTGAATCTAGCCTGTGTTCTGGTAAAGATGACCCAATTTTGAGTTATGAAACTGGTTTGTTTTTAGATATGTGCCACTTTTTGGTTCCAAATTCAATTATTAACATCATCATTTATCTTAAATTCTATATAATTTCATTGCCAATGCTAGTCTACTAACAATATAAGACTTTGATTTCGGAACAAAATAGGTCAACTATATTGTCTTTACATAATCAAATCAAGCATGTTTCATGCTGATTTTCTTTAAGGGAACTGTACATGGAAAAGGCACCCAACTGAGGGACCTTTTTTCCACACCAAGCCATTTGCAAATGATTCCAAAACAAAGTAAGAAAAACCTATATAATATTAgctttttgtttggttgtttattcTAGGTGTCAATATCTCTATTTGTGTTTGGGTTTGGATTGTGTTAAAGGGATTGTCAATATCTCTCTTGATGTAGCAAAATAGTCTTTGATTTATAACTAGAAGGGATCCTTCTCTGACAATGATTTTGGTCCAGAATTATTGGTTAATCAAACTTCCAAGTTTAGTCTGTTGTgttttttctctctgtttttttttgGCAGTGCTTCAAACATAAAGCACACTCTGCTGCTGATTTCTGTAGCTTAGTTTATTGTGGTGTTCGATTTGTGTTTCTCTTTTATGAGTTTCTTATGGCTTGTTGGACTTAGTCTGAATACAAGGTCATGCTCTTTATTTAATCTCTAAAACTACTTCAGACTAATGAATTGGCACAACCATTTATGCTCTTTATTGATTCTTTTTTAGCAAGCCTAATCACATGTTTGCCTTGCACACATATAATATGAGTGTCATCTAGATTCTAGGCCATTGGATCTTATATATATCTTACATCATGCAGCTATGTTTATATGCACACAAGCATATGTAGTGCTTTTTATTGCTTCTTACATTATgttattatatttatatgcacAGAAccatatgtttatgattatatatataaacatctTTGACCAAACACAAAATTGTAAATTTAAATATGAAGTAAAGAATTAGATATGAAATAAAAGGGTAAAGGGGGATGTAAACTAATAAATACATGGTTGTCTAGTTCATAATGATTTCTCTTTTCCACTGATAACAAGCTCCACTCCATAGCTCCTGTCTCATATCTttggtaaattataaaaataatggCAGATTTAATTCAAATAAAACTCTGGGTACTATTGAATTCAGAGTCAAAGTATGTATTATAACATGTTATGAGATTGAAATATTTTATCTCCCTGAAACATCCAAAAGTGTTATATCTATTTTAAAGAAATGAAGAATAAGGTCCTTCGTGGCTTGACAAATTTTTTTCACCCTTATCTTTCCTTCTCTTGCTTCTCCAGCCTTGTCTGATCTTGTTCATAATAGGCCCCTGTACATTAGACAAATATAtgactatatgtatatatatagatatgcTTCATTGAAAGAAACTCTAGTGAAGTTAAATGGCGCTAGAATGTTACAGTAACAAAGATATTCATTGTGAATATATTTTTATGTAGCCATATAGCAGGCATAGCTGCATATAACAGCCACAAGCTAAAAAAAGAAGCTTCTGGACACACCACTGAAGTTGCTGAACGCACCACTGATGATACATAAAATGCTGCTGAGTCTGTACCACTGATTACATATGTGGGTCCCAACAAGTAGAACGACATTAGGAGCAGTCTTCCAAGTTAAGGTATGTCTAACAAAATCCTTTCTCACAAAGTACATGTTTTTATTTTGACTAAG
The Humulus lupulus chromosome 6, drHumLupu1.1, whole genome shotgun sequence DNA segment above includes these coding regions:
- the LOC133783186 gene encoding receptor-like protein 7, which codes for MDFFSWFNPGILFFFLSVTSLSNSLSSISSPFPALPPPPLCHHYESFALLHFRNSFTFFNYTLSCKKYLGVSPNNTISWDMSRDCCTWSGVTCNEVTGHVIRLDLKCSGLQGILHSNNTLFSLAHLRSLILSYNEFYESKFSSQFGRFSNMIHLDLSYSDFTGQVPLELSYLSNLATLDLSGNYYLKLKTPSWKRIVANLTHLRELFLSGVNMSSTSPDSFMNFSTSLTSLDLSRSQFRGKLPKNVLSLPNLQQLDLSYNPNLNGSFLQYNWSSPIKVLNLSRVGVVIDLPHLCRKLKYLHTLSLNAYNYLKLSPSLFDNCTQITSLDLSNNNFGSYIPWPSILNLQLIDLDLSWNNLIGQLPEICSNSTKNSSLCVSSKHQVVGSLPLNLKSLKLYQNELNGTIPSWIYYLPSLQYIDLSSNKFSGSLQEFQHNSLVFLSLSFNNLQGFFPRSIFQQVNLSSLELFSINLSGVVQLDQFSKLKKLQTLYLSDNSLLLVSNNNNDTFPNTLSQLCLSSCGMREFPYSLRSLENLEFLDLSNNEIEGSVPKWLLNMGMNSLYFLNISHNLLTQIDRIPWRTLECIDIRSNQLQGQFPIPPPRVSSFSISNNKLVGGISPLICNLSRLELLDLSNNNLSGRIPPCLGNLRLVVLDLHMNKFQGTIPPSFAKGNPLSVLNLNENQLGGTLPKSLLNCKNLEFLDIGNNKIDGSFPQWLESLPKLQVLILRSNRFQGSIRNPKLKLPFPKLRILDLSGNEFVGLLPKIFFGKLLGMEDASSSYFNYMEVSVDYNTYQDSVTVAIKGFIFELAKIHNMFVIIDLSRNNFTGKIPKSIGKLKSLKSLNLSHNKLTGNFPPSLGNLINLEGLDVSSNKLTGKIPWQLASNLNQLGFLNLSMNQLEGQIPRSRQFDTFTEDSYNGNSGLCGFPISKSCNEDMAHQPSSSTSQQEGDEEHVNGFDWKIVLMGYGSGMVIGISVGYMVLKDNIIDGLVKKMKAKQWHLFRKRSKRNVRQNGGIGTRH